A single region of the Rhodococcus sp. W8901 genome encodes:
- a CDS encoding alcohol dehydrogenase catalytic domain-containing protein, with protein MRIRGAVLEEIARPRPYAVSAPIVVTDLDLDPPGPGEVLVRIEAAGLCHSDLSVVDGSRVRPVPMLLGHEAAGRVEALGRGVDDLVEGQRVVMTFLPRCGECAGCATDGRMPCTVGGAANNAGTLLGGERRLHRGGSIVHHHLGVSGFATHAVVNRHSVVPVDDDVPPEIAAVLGCAVLTGGGAVLNAGRPHEGESVLVVGLGGVGMAAILTAVASGVGEVIGVDAVAEKLSTAVELGATRVLTPRELAEQGVVADVVVEAAGNARAFEAAVSATAPGGTTVTVGLPAPDARASISPLSLVAGARTIVGSYLGSAVPARDIPVYADLWRRGRLPVERLISSRIALDDINAGMDALADGTALRQVIMFE; from the coding sequence ATGCGGATTCGTGGAGCGGTGCTCGAGGAGATCGCGCGGCCGCGGCCGTATGCCGTATCAGCCCCCATCGTGGTCACCGATCTCGACCTGGATCCGCCCGGACCGGGCGAGGTCCTGGTCCGCATCGAGGCCGCGGGACTGTGCCATTCCGACCTGTCCGTCGTCGACGGCAGTCGCGTGCGGCCCGTGCCGATGCTGCTCGGTCACGAGGCGGCCGGTCGGGTCGAGGCACTGGGCCGGGGCGTCGACGACCTGGTCGAAGGACAGCGGGTCGTCATGACCTTCCTGCCGCGGTGCGGCGAGTGCGCCGGATGTGCGACCGACGGCCGGATGCCGTGCACGGTGGGCGGTGCGGCGAACAACGCGGGCACGCTGCTCGGTGGTGAACGCCGCCTGCATCGCGGCGGCTCGATCGTGCACCATCACCTCGGCGTATCCGGGTTCGCCACCCATGCGGTGGTGAATCGCCACTCGGTGGTGCCCGTCGACGACGACGTCCCGCCGGAGATCGCCGCCGTCCTGGGCTGCGCGGTGCTCACCGGTGGCGGCGCGGTGCTCAACGCGGGACGTCCGCACGAAGGAGAGTCCGTCCTGGTGGTCGGCCTCGGGGGCGTCGGCATGGCCGCGATCCTCACGGCCGTCGCCTCCGGCGTCGGCGAGGTCATCGGGGTCGATGCGGTCGCGGAGAAGCTCTCTACCGCAGTCGAACTCGGTGCAACCCGGGTGCTCACCCCGCGAGAGCTGGCGGAGCAGGGGGTGGTTGCGGACGTCGTCGTCGAGGCTGCCGGCAACGCGCGGGCCTTCGAGGCCGCAGTGTCGGCGACGGCGCCCGGCGGCACGACGGTGACCGTGGGTCTGCCGGCGCCGGACGCGCGGGCGTCGATCTCGCCGCTGTCCCTCGTGGCGGGGGCACGCACGATCGTCGGCAGCTACCTCGGTTCGGCCGTGCCGGCCCGCGATATCCCCGTCTACGCCGATCTGTGGCGTCGGGGTCGTCTCCCGGTGGAGAGGCTCATCTCGTCGCGGATCGCCCTCGACGACATCAACGCGGGCATGGATGCGCTGGCCGACGGCACGGCGTTGCGTCAGGTGATCATGTTCGAGTGA
- a CDS encoding class I SAM-dependent methyltransferase yields the protein MNELAEWDIVTGVGITALGVAAGRAMETHREGGLVSDPYAEAFVEAAAPPVPMPTRLDAAEDLGIPWESMANYMGVRSRYFDEYFAAAGEAGIDQVVLLAAGLDVRAYRLDWRPGTVVYELDAPKVLSFKGEVLTEQGATPRSDRRVVAVDLREPWVVPLRDKGFDRTRPSAWLAEGLMPFLPNLAKEQLLGSVTELSTPGSRICIEHVDDVRGMLQEPQFHDMNKRFGIDMEALWPDEPDFGPAEWLSGHGWDVEVIRSADVAEQWGRTLENPDQDPMRSSQFITAVRR from the coding sequence ATGAACGAACTGGCGGAATGGGACATCGTCACCGGCGTGGGGATCACGGCGCTCGGTGTCGCGGCGGGACGCGCGATGGAGACGCACCGCGAAGGCGGTCTGGTCTCGGACCCGTATGCGGAGGCGTTCGTGGAGGCGGCAGCGCCCCCGGTGCCGATGCCGACGCGACTGGATGCGGCCGAGGACCTCGGGATCCCGTGGGAATCGATGGCGAACTACATGGGTGTGCGATCGCGGTACTTCGACGAGTACTTCGCCGCCGCCGGTGAGGCCGGAATCGACCAGGTGGTGCTGCTGGCGGCCGGTCTCGACGTGCGGGCCTACCGCCTCGACTGGCGGCCGGGGACAGTTGTCTACGAGTTGGACGCGCCGAAGGTGCTCTCGTTCAAGGGTGAGGTTCTGACCGAGCAGGGCGCGACCCCGCGGTCCGATCGGCGGGTCGTCGCGGTGGATCTTCGGGAGCCATGGGTGGTTCCCTTGCGGGACAAGGGTTTCGATCGCACCCGACCGTCGGCGTGGCTCGCGGAGGGCCTGATGCCGTTCCTGCCGAATTTGGCGAAGGAGCAGTTGCTCGGATCGGTCACCGAGTTGTCGACGCCGGGTAGTCGGATCTGTATCGAGCACGTCGACGACGTCCGGGGCATGCTGCAGGAACCGCAGTTCCACGACATGAACAAGCGTTTCGGGATCGACATGGAGGCGCTGTGGCCGGACGAGCCGGACTTCGGCCCCGCCGAGTGGCTTTCGGGGCACGGGTGGGACGTCGAGGTGATCCGATCGGCCGACGTCGCGGAGCAGTGGGGCCGGACCCTGGAGAATCCCGACCAGGACCCCATGCGGTCCAGCCAGTTCATCACCGCTGTTCGCCGGTGA